A single window of Sphingobacterium sp. ML3W DNA harbors:
- the gdhA gene encoding NADP-specific glutamate dehydrogenase translates to MSNTFNEFINYVEKRNPNEPEFLQAVEEVTEDLIPFITKTHPELLKLKILERLVEPERVISFRVAWLNDKNEVEINRGYRVQMSSAIGPYKGGLRFAPSVNLSILKFLAFEQVFKNSLTGLPIGGGKGGADFNPKGKSDAEIMRFCQSFMTELFRHIGPDTDVPAGDIGVGTREIGYLFGQYKRLQNAFTGVLTGKGSAWGGSYTRPEATGYGLLYFVECIFDFNNQDLKDKTVAISGAGNVAYYAAEKSIHLGAKVITLSNSQGTIYDEEGITSEKLVYIGTIGRDLDQYILKYPNAKYYTDKKPWDFKCDIALPCATQNELTKEDALTLIGNGCQCVAEGANMPSTAEAIKIFHDAKISFAPGKAANAGGVAVSGLEMSQNSIRQQWTKEEVDCKLKDIMVNIHKTCVKYGHDKTYINYLKGANIGGFLKVARAMKEQGIV, encoded by the coding sequence ATGTCAAACACTTTTAATGAATTCATAAATTACGTTGAGAAACGCAATCCAAATGAACCAGAATTTCTACAAGCTGTAGAGGAAGTTACAGAGGATTTAATTCCATTTATCACTAAAACTCATCCAGAATTACTTAAATTAAAGATTTTAGAAAGATTAGTTGAACCTGAACGCGTTATTTCATTTCGTGTGGCTTGGTTAAATGATAAAAATGAAGTTGAGATCAATAGAGGATATCGCGTTCAAATGAGCAGCGCTATAGGCCCTTATAAGGGAGGGTTGCGCTTTGCTCCTTCTGTCAACTTAAGTATTTTAAAATTCTTAGCATTCGAACAGGTATTCAAAAATAGTTTGACTGGATTACCTATTGGAGGTGGTAAAGGTGGAGCTGACTTTAATCCAAAAGGAAAATCAGACGCTGAGATTATGCGTTTCTGTCAAAGCTTTATGACCGAGCTGTTTAGACACATTGGTCCTGATACTGATGTCCCTGCTGGTGATATCGGTGTAGGAACTCGTGAAATCGGCTATTTATTCGGACAGTACAAAAGATTGCAAAATGCATTTACGGGCGTATTAACCGGTAAAGGAAGTGCATGGGGTGGTTCTTATACACGTCCTGAAGCAACAGGTTACGGATTACTTTATTTTGTTGAATGTATCTTTGATTTTAATAATCAGGATTTGAAAGACAAAACGGTTGCGATATCAGGTGCGGGCAATGTGGCTTATTACGCCGCGGAAAAATCAATTCATTTAGGAGCGAAGGTTATTACTCTATCAAATAGTCAAGGAACCATTTATGATGAAGAAGGTATAACCTCAGAGAAATTAGTATACATTGGGACAATTGGTCGCGATTTAGATCAGTATATTCTTAAATACCCTAATGCGAAATATTACACCGATAAGAAACCATGGGATTTTAAATGTGATATCGCACTTCCTTGTGCAACGCAAAATGAATTAACTAAAGAAGATGCACTTACTTTAATTGGAAATGGTTGTCAATGTGTAGCTGAAGGTGCCAACATGCCATCAACAGCAGAAGCAATAAAGATTTTCCACGATGCAAAAATTAGTTTTGCGCCTGGTAAAGCTGCTAATGCTGGCGGGGTGGCAGTATCTGGATTAGAAATGTCACAAAACTCTATTCGTCAACAATGGACAAAAGAAGAAGTCGATTGTAAACTAAAAGATATTATGGTCAATATACATAAGACTTGTGTGAAATATGGTCATGACAAAACCTATATCAACTACTTAAAAGGGGCCAATATTGGTGGATTCCTGAAAGTAGCGAGAGCAATGAAAGAACAAGGAAT
- a CDS encoding CusA/CzcA family heavy metal efflux RND transporter: MLNAIIRFSIRNKLIIGLLTLIWIIWGLWSALHIPIDANPDITNNQVQIITSSPALATQEVEQFVTYPIEQELNNLPDLVELRSISRFGLSVVTAVFDDDVDIYFARQLINEKLLEAKENIPNGLGSPELAPISTGLGEIYQYVIHPVKGAESKYSAADLRTMQDWIIARQLYGTPGVAEVNSFGGKLKQYEVAVNPYKLKATGVGINEIFTALEENNQNTGGAYIDKKPSAYFIRGVGLLTSMEDIGNVAVKNKNGFPIYIRDVAEIREGSAVRHGALTYNGEKEAVGGIVMMLKGQNSAEVVAAVKEKLERIKQSLPQDIVVEAFSDRTDLVNRAISTVQKNLIEGALIVIFVLVIFLGNLRAGLIVASAIPLSMLFALGMMRVFGVSANLMSLGAIDFGLIVDGALIVVEATMHHLGLRKSQHVLSQVEMDEEVYQSSSKIRNSAAFGEIIILIVYIPILTLVGVEGKMFGPMAQTVSFAIIGALLLSLTYIPMMSALFLSKKLQNKQTFADKMMAKLQMWYTPLIQKAVRLRKALIILTIVLLGFSGFLFSKMGSEFIPQLQEGDYAFHCILPQGSSLSQSIETSMQAAKIIKKFPEVKLVVGKTGSAEIPTDPMPPEATDMIITLKPMSEWKSGDTYTGLADRMLDSLSVIPGVFFEASQPIQMRFNELMTGVRQDVAIKIFGENIDTLAAIASRVGQVVQSVDGASAPQIERTTGLPQISIVYNRTQLALHNTTVNDLNKVIAMSFAGTSTGSIYENERKFDLVVRLDSAFKTSMADVENLPVLTGNGEQIPLSQLATIDIKDGPAQISRESGKRLVVIGFNIKDRDVTSVVNEIQSKLTQMDVMPTGYYYTFGGTFENLNAATKRLALAVPGALLLIFILLYLTFRSFKESLLIFTAIPMSAIGGVFALLIRDMPFSISAGVGFIALFGVAVLNGIVLISTFNQLEKEGVSDVFQRVWEGTKIRLRPVLMTATVASLGFLPMALSTGAGAEVQKPLATVVIGGLLSATFLTLFVLPCLYILFFNTKKMKIGKSTILTSIVILFISFSNVSFAQENIKRIQLEDAIAQALDANFNFKNTALEVEKSELDQQKSFDAKTGVFVENEDFSPLEPNGLWKIGISQDFAWPGFYKARKEFLKKTSQMVLEQREDARKQLIRDVSQNYYQLIYLEARQSFFLQLDSTHQKLYESAKLRVKTGEAAGLEQMAAETKWQENKTIMLQNEQDLAMAAQNFSVLLNYNTLILPIKASLQKISTIQYPDSVGEHPLVKIQQKTIEIAEANTKMEEQAKLPDFSGRAFSQKLWGQRNPVTGISITVNAPLFSNKYYQNKVKVAALETAIEKQELKQLKLTLTAQEGNAKKEIIKNEKQLQFYEQSGLKQSEGIMKAANLAYQSGEISYADLIQFLSQSIDIKINYLTALNAYNQSVIQYQYYHSN; the protein is encoded by the coding sequence ATGTTGAACGCAATCATCAGGTTCAGTATCCGTAATAAACTTATTATTGGACTCTTAACATTGATATGGATTATCTGGGGGCTATGGAGCGCTTTGCACATTCCGATAGATGCAAATCCAGATATTACGAATAATCAGGTTCAAATCATCACCAGTTCTCCCGCTTTGGCGACTCAAGAAGTGGAACAGTTTGTAACTTACCCTATTGAACAAGAATTAAATAATTTACCCGATCTAGTAGAATTAAGATCCATATCAAGATTTGGATTATCTGTAGTCACTGCTGTATTCGATGATGATGTCGATATTTATTTTGCTCGCCAATTGATTAATGAAAAGTTATTGGAAGCAAAAGAAAACATTCCAAATGGTCTTGGAAGTCCGGAATTAGCACCAATAAGTACTGGACTGGGCGAAATTTATCAGTATGTGATTCACCCTGTGAAAGGGGCTGAGTCCAAATACTCTGCTGCAGATTTACGAACAATGCAAGATTGGATTATCGCCAGACAATTATATGGGACTCCAGGCGTTGCTGAAGTAAATAGCTTTGGAGGTAAATTAAAACAATATGAAGTCGCTGTTAATCCCTATAAATTAAAAGCTACAGGCGTCGGAATCAATGAAATTTTCACTGCCTTAGAAGAAAACAATCAAAATACAGGTGGTGCCTACATCGATAAGAAACCTAGTGCATATTTCATAAGAGGGGTCGGACTGCTAACATCAATGGAAGACATTGGAAATGTCGCCGTGAAAAATAAAAATGGTTTTCCAATTTACATTAGGGATGTGGCTGAGATCCGTGAAGGGTCAGCTGTTCGACACGGAGCGCTTACGTACAACGGCGAAAAAGAAGCTGTAGGTGGAATTGTTATGATGCTTAAAGGACAAAATTCTGCTGAAGTAGTTGCTGCTGTGAAGGAAAAGTTGGAGCGGATCAAGCAATCTCTGCCTCAGGATATTGTCGTAGAGGCATTTTCCGACCGTACAGACCTTGTAAATCGTGCAATAAGTACAGTACAAAAGAATTTGATAGAGGGTGCTTTAATTGTAATCTTCGTTTTAGTGATTTTTTTAGGAAATCTAAGAGCAGGTTTAATAGTAGCCTCAGCTATTCCATTATCCATGCTTTTTGCATTGGGAATGATGCGTGTATTTGGTGTGAGCGCAAATTTGATGAGTTTAGGAGCAATTGATTTTGGACTTATCGTAGATGGGGCACTTATTGTAGTAGAGGCAACTATGCACCATTTGGGGCTTAGAAAAAGTCAACATGTACTGTCTCAGGTTGAAATGGATGAAGAAGTCTATCAATCTTCTTCAAAAATACGTAACAGTGCCGCTTTTGGCGAAATCATCATTTTAATTGTCTATATCCCAATACTGACACTAGTAGGCGTAGAAGGAAAAATGTTTGGACCAATGGCACAGACGGTCAGTTTTGCCATTATAGGAGCCCTGCTTTTGTCATTGACCTACATTCCAATGATGAGCGCCTTGTTTTTATCCAAAAAGCTTCAAAACAAACAAACTTTTGCAGATAAGATGATGGCTAAATTGCAAATGTGGTATACACCACTTATTCAGAAAGCTGTTCGCTTAAGGAAAGCATTAATTATATTGACAATCGTATTATTGGGTTTTTCAGGATTCCTTTTCAGTAAAATGGGCAGCGAATTTATCCCTCAATTACAAGAGGGAGATTATGCTTTCCACTGTATTTTACCACAAGGATCATCCCTCTCTCAGAGTATCGAAACTTCTATGCAAGCAGCAAAAATTATCAAAAAATTCCCTGAAGTTAAGCTTGTTGTAGGTAAGACCGGAAGTGCAGAGATTCCTACCGATCCTATGCCCCCGGAAGCAACCGATATGATCATTACCTTAAAGCCTATGTCAGAATGGAAGTCTGGTGATACTTATACAGGACTAGCAGATCGGATGTTGGACTCGCTATCCGTGATACCTGGTGTCTTTTTCGAGGCCTCTCAACCCATACAAATGCGTTTCAATGAATTGATGACAGGTGTGCGCCAAGATGTTGCCATTAAAATTTTTGGTGAAAACATTGATACACTTGCGGCAATCGCAAGTCGTGTAGGACAAGTCGTACAAAGTGTTGACGGAGCATCAGCACCGCAGATAGAACGTACAACGGGGCTACCTCAGATATCCATTGTTTATAACCGGACACAGTTAGCGCTACATAATACCACCGTCAATGACTTGAATAAGGTAATCGCGATGTCTTTTGCAGGTACAAGCACAGGGTCGATATATGAAAATGAAAGAAAGTTTGATTTAGTTGTACGCTTAGATAGTGCTTTCAAAACATCGATGGCTGATGTTGAAAATCTTCCTGTCTTGACGGGAAACGGAGAGCAAATCCCATTGAGTCAGCTGGCAACAATTGACATAAAAGATGGTCCGGCACAGATAAGTCGAGAGTCCGGTAAAAGGCTGGTCGTTATCGGTTTCAATATTAAAGATCGAGATGTGACTTCTGTTGTCAATGAAATACAAAGCAAGCTGACACAAATGGATGTGATGCCAACAGGTTATTATTATACATTTGGAGGAACTTTTGAAAATCTCAATGCAGCAACAAAAAGATTGGCCTTAGCCGTTCCTGGAGCATTATTGCTTATTTTTATACTCCTTTATTTGACATTTAGATCATTTAAGGAATCTTTATTAATCTTTACTGCAATTCCTATGAGTGCTATAGGTGGTGTCTTTGCACTCCTGATTCGAGATATGCCTTTTAGTATCTCTGCCGGTGTTGGATTCATTGCGCTATTTGGTGTAGCGGTATTAAATGGAATTGTACTGATTTCTACATTTAATCAATTGGAGAAAGAAGGTGTATCCGATGTCTTTCAGCGCGTATGGGAAGGAACGAAAATTCGTTTAAGACCAGTTCTAATGACAGCTACTGTAGCCTCTTTGGGTTTCCTGCCAATGGCTTTAAGCACAGGAGCAGGAGCAGAAGTACAAAAGCCATTAGCAACCGTAGTTATAGGTGGATTGCTTTCTGCCACTTTCTTAACACTTTTTGTTTTACCATGTTTATATATTCTATTTTTTAATACAAAAAAAATGAAAATAGGAAAATCTACAATCCTAACTTCTATTGTTATCTTGTTTATTTCGTTCTCCAATGTCAGTTTTGCTCAAGAAAATATAAAACGGATTCAATTGGAGGATGCTATCGCACAGGCATTAGATGCAAATTTTAATTTTAAAAACACAGCATTAGAAGTTGAAAAATCAGAGCTTGATCAACAGAAATCTTTTGATGCAAAAACAGGTGTCTTTGTTGAAAATGAAGATTTTTCACCTTTAGAGCCAAACGGACTTTGGAAGATTGGGATAAGTCAGGACTTTGCTTGGCCAGGTTTCTACAAAGCCAGAAAAGAATTTTTAAAAAAGACTTCCCAAATGGTTTTAGAACAACGAGAAGATGCCAGAAAGCAATTGATACGAGATGTATCCCAGAATTATTATCAACTTATTTATCTTGAAGCAAGACAGTCTTTTTTTCTACAGCTGGATAGCACCCATCAAAAGTTATATGAATCTGCAAAACTTCGTGTCAAAACAGGAGAGGCAGCAGGATTGGAACAAATGGCTGCAGAAACAAAATGGCAAGAGAATAAAACAATAATGCTCCAAAATGAGCAAGATTTAGCAATGGCTGCTCAAAATTTCAGTGTTTTATTAAATTATAACACCCTTATTTTACCTATAAAAGCCTCATTGCAGAAAATTAGCACGATTCAATATCCAGATTCCGTAGGAGAGCACCCCTTAGTTAAAATACAGCAAAAAACAATTGAGATAGCAGAGGCGAATACAAAAATGGAAGAGCAAGCAAAATTACCTGATTTTTCAGGTAGAGCATTTTCTCAAAAACTTTGGGGACAGCGCAATCCTGTAACTGGAATTTCAATAACGGTAAATGCGCCTCTTTTCTCTAATAAATATTATCAAAATAAAGTAAAGGTAGCTGCATTGGAGACCGCAATAGAAAAGCAAGAATTGAAGCAACTAAAATTGACCCTAACAGCACAGGAGGGGAATGCAAAAAAAGAAATCATCAAAAATGAAAAACAACTGCAGTTTTATGAACAATCTGGATTAAAACAATCTGAGGGCATTATGAAGGCGGCCAATTTGGCTTATCAAAGTGGTGAAATCAGTTACGCAGATCTTATCCAATTTTTATCACAGTCCATTGATATCAAGATTAATTATCTAACAGCTTTGAATGCGTACAATCAAAGTGTGATTCAGTATCAATATTACCATTCAAATTAA
- a CDS encoding efflux RND transporter periplasmic adaptor subunit, producing the protein MKLKFLIRYSLFFTSSIIAVSCQTNSSSEKQGTEEQGAHEHEEEEALTLTPAQEKQVGLTYTKLTYQMLSNGLVLNGVLDVPNDKKAYVTSVYGGVLEELYARPGDFVKKGQVLGKVLNPDLIKMQEQLQLINNQISLTQIEVNRQQELVEGNAAPLKKLQQVEVELANLKAQKNSLSRQLSAGGGSLLISSQITIKAPITGVVASIQGLIGTRIEASSPILEIVNNDALHVDMYVYEKDFSKVKKGQKILFSPVNNANVSYEAQIDHLGQAFEKETNAIAVHAQVLGNKEGLINGMQVQGTIIIGDSKSLAVPAECIVSTEGKDYIFILKEEQPSHEQIESAKKGEHEDHNHESTGNEYERITVVKGVSSRGFTAITPVKEISEDTKIVQKGAFFLLAKMTNSGEHSH; encoded by the coding sequence ATGAAACTAAAGTTTTTAATTCGATATAGTTTATTTTTCACTAGCAGTATTATTGCTGTTAGTTGTCAAACAAATTCTTCCAGTGAAAAGCAGGGCACAGAGGAGCAAGGAGCTCACGAACACGAGGAAGAAGAAGCACTTACGCTTACACCAGCACAAGAGAAGCAAGTAGGTCTTACATATACAAAACTAACCTATCAGATGTTAAGTAACGGTTTAGTACTAAACGGTGTACTTGATGTTCCTAATGATAAGAAGGCATATGTTACATCAGTATACGGTGGAGTATTGGAAGAGTTATATGCAAGACCGGGAGATTTTGTTAAGAAAGGACAAGTCTTAGGTAAAGTTCTAAATCCGGATCTTATTAAGATGCAAGAACAATTACAGCTGATTAATAATCAAATTTCCCTGACGCAAATAGAAGTTAATCGCCAGCAAGAGTTGGTAGAAGGAAACGCTGCACCGCTAAAGAAATTACAACAAGTAGAGGTAGAGCTTGCGAACTTGAAGGCTCAGAAGAACAGTCTATCGAGGCAATTGTCTGCTGGAGGTGGCTCTTTACTTATATCCTCACAGATTACGATAAAGGCTCCTATTACTGGAGTTGTGGCATCCATTCAAGGATTGATAGGGACACGTATAGAGGCATCTTCACCAATCTTGGAGATTGTAAACAATGACGCTTTACATGTGGATATGTATGTATATGAAAAGGATTTTTCGAAAGTTAAAAAGGGACAAAAAATTCTATTTTCTCCTGTCAATAATGCAAATGTTTCTTACGAAGCACAAATCGATCATTTAGGACAAGCATTTGAAAAAGAGACTAATGCTATAGCCGTTCATGCACAGGTGCTAGGCAATAAAGAGGGGTTAATTAATGGTATGCAGGTGCAGGGAACCATTATCATTGGTGATTCCAAATCTTTAGCCGTTCCTGCAGAGTGCATTGTTAGTACCGAAGGTAAAGATTACATCTTTATATTAAAGGAAGAACAACCTAGTCATGAACAGATCGAAAGTGCAAAGAAGGGGGAGCATGAAGATCACAACCACGAAAGTACTGGAAATGAATATGAAAGAATAACAGTTGTTAAGGGAGTGTCTTCACGTGGATTTACTGCTATTACGCCTGTAAAAGAAATAAGTGAAGATACTAAGATCGTTCAGAAAGGAGCTTTCTTTTTGTTAGCAAAAATGACGAACTCAGGAGAGCATTCTCATTAA
- a CDS encoding HopJ type III effector protein has product MAHELLKRIANQEIIFSDVLTYIASQYVYTPTAFTNGNQVNEETENQGSAKVLAFAKINNLDKNQTLALFAEHYQAVLNDPNGDNHQNIRQFMHNGWDAVSFSGVVLTKK; this is encoded by the coding sequence ATGGCGCACGAACTTTTAAAAAGAATAGCGAATCAAGAGATTATTTTCTCCGATGTTTTAACTTATATAGCATCTCAATATGTATACACTCCTACTGCGTTTACAAATGGGAATCAAGTTAATGAGGAAACAGAAAATCAAGGTAGTGCAAAAGTGTTGGCTTTTGCCAAAATAAATAATCTGGACAAGAATCAAACATTGGCATTATTCGCAGAACATTATCAAGCAGTTTTAAATGATCCAAATGGTGATAATCATCAAAATATACGGCAATTCATGCATAATGGATGGGACGCGGTCTCCTTTAGTGGTGTTGTTTTGACTAAAAAATAG
- a CDS encoding YceI family protein, whose translation MKKSKWIIDSTHSSVQFRITYLVIASIRGSFNTFDGFAEWGEHFENAAIQFNIDANSINTNVEERDKHLKSSDFFDTEHYPTIAFKSTHFTKIKNEKFRLEGYLTMHGHTKLVELKVEYNGKIIDQHGQEKISFEVTGKVSRWEFDMKYNSVLEANSLLIDEDIDISIHLLLSKQQ comes from the coding sequence ATGAAAAAATCAAAATGGATCATAGACTCAACACATTCCTCTGTTCAATTCCGTATCACCTACTTGGTAATTGCTTCAATTAGAGGAAGTTTTAACACGTTTGATGGCTTTGCTGAATGGGGTGAGCATTTTGAAAATGCAGCAATACAATTCAATATCGATGCGAATAGCATCAATACTAATGTAGAAGAACGCGATAAGCATCTAAAAAGTTCAGATTTTTTTGATACTGAACACTATCCGACGATTGCCTTCAAATCCACTCATTTTACAAAGATAAAAAATGAAAAATTCAGATTAGAAGGTTATTTGACCATGCATGGTCATACAAAACTTGTGGAATTAAAGGTTGAGTACAATGGTAAGATTATAGATCAGCATGGCCAGGAAAAGATTTCATTTGAAGTTACAGGTAAAGTTAGCAGATGGGAATTTGATATGAAATATAATTCTGTCTTAGAAGCAAATAGCCTGTTGATTGATGAAGATATTGATATTTCAATTCACTTATTGCTGAGTAAACAACAATAA
- a CDS encoding IS4 family transposase: MVNLNVFSQILSLIDRELFKVLVAKHKSDKHCKGINSWTHLASMLFCHFSSADSVRDISNGLRSTTGNLNHLGVGRAPSKSNISYINKHRTHELFKDLYFSLLDKLWQKDTHLRKDLTQLKRKVYLMDASIIPLCLSVFDWAKFRSTKGAVKLHTVLDYDGCLPVFMQITDGKVHESQRAGSYSFSKGSVVVVDRGYVDYNWLGDLDSRGCYFVTRSKTNMKYNVIKSYQSEALLEKGIIKDEIIELSGPSADRYNSKPLRLIHFWDSSTDNQYHFLTNNIQWKASLVANIYKQRWQIEIFFKHLKQRLKISSFVGTSENAVMIQIWTSLIGILLLKYLQKKAKYDWNLSNLVGFIRMNIFVKINIWQWIDDPFIRPPVKGKNGQLQIFSD; encoded by the coding sequence ATGGTAAATTTAAACGTTTTTAGTCAGATTTTATCACTTATCGACCGCGAATTATTCAAGGTTTTGGTTGCTAAGCACAAGAGTGACAAACATTGTAAAGGGATCAACAGCTGGACGCATCTTGCTAGCATGTTGTTTTGCCATTTTTCTTCTGCAGATTCAGTTCGTGATATCAGTAATGGCTTACGTAGTACGACTGGTAATTTGAACCATTTAGGTGTTGGTAGAGCACCCAGCAAGTCCAATATTTCCTATATCAACAAGCACCGCACCCATGAACTCTTTAAAGATCTGTACTTTTCGCTATTAGATAAGCTATGGCAAAAGGATACCCATTTGCGCAAAGATCTAACGCAATTAAAGCGCAAGGTTTATCTGATGGATGCCAGTATCATCCCTTTATGTTTATCTGTATTTGACTGGGCTAAATTTAGAAGCACCAAAGGTGCTGTAAAACTGCACACTGTGCTGGATTATGATGGATGTCTTCCTGTTTTCATGCAGATTACAGACGGGAAAGTTCATGAAAGCCAGCGTGCGGGTAGCTATAGTTTTTCCAAAGGAAGCGTTGTAGTGGTGGATAGAGGTTATGTGGATTACAACTGGCTCGGGGATTTGGACAGCAGAGGTTGTTATTTTGTTACCAGGAGTAAAACTAACATGAAGTACAACGTTATCAAGTCATACCAGAGTGAAGCACTCCTTGAAAAGGGAATCATTAAAGATGAGATCATTGAGCTTTCTGGTCCATCAGCAGATAGATACAACTCTAAACCATTACGCTTGATTCACTTTTGGGACAGCAGCACAGACAACCAGTACCACTTTCTGACAAATAATATCCAATGGAAGGCATCACTAGTAGCTAACATTTATAAACAGCGATGGCAGATCGAGATTTTCTTCAAGCATCTGAAGCAACGCTTAAAAATATCATCTTTTGTGGGTACTTCTGAAAATGCGGTCATGATCCAAATATGGACTTCGTTGATTGGAATATTACTGCTCAAATACCTTCAGAAGAAGGCTAAATACGATTGGAATCTGTCTAACTTGGTCGGGTTTATCAGGATGAATATATTCGTGAAAATAAATATATGGCAATGGATAGATGATCCTTTTATCAGGCCACCAGTTAAGGGTAAAAATGGACAGCTACAGATATTCTCAGACTAA
- a CDS encoding efflux RND transporter periplasmic adaptor subunit, translating to MKKSSMSWYALSCLAILSACTAKSNDKQVSTSLKKVPISTLVVMDTTIYKDYIADIQSVKNIELRSRLSGFLEHIYIDEGAAVKKGQVLFKLSDEEYKADYARAKANFNTALTDVKKVVLELERTQDLAAKNIVSKTEVELLQLQHTAAESKVEEARSIMQQAKTQLDYTLVRAPFDGKIDRIPLKEGSLLAQGSLLTTVSSLKEVNVYFDISENEYLSIVSDSSFNQNSFNKDVKLILADGNTYPYPGKAAIVESEFEKNTGSISLRARFVNPQGMLKHGASGKISVPIQTGDTRFVHQKSVFEIQDKTYVYILNKDNTVSMKSFEAGQRVGHYYIVNAGLSDTDKIVYEGIQALKDGMKVEVISNKL from the coding sequence ATGAAAAAAAGTTCCATGTCTTGGTATGCTTTGTCGTGCCTTGCGATTTTATCTGCTTGTACGGCTAAGAGTAATGATAAACAAGTTAGTACATCTCTAAAAAAAGTACCTATTTCCACTTTAGTAGTTATGGATACTACTATATATAAAGATTATATTGCTGATATACAGTCGGTTAAAAACATTGAATTAAGATCGCGTTTAAGTGGTTTTTTAGAGCATATTTATATAGATGAGGGTGCTGCAGTTAAGAAAGGTCAAGTATTGTTCAAGCTTAGCGATGAAGAGTATAAGGCTGATTATGCACGTGCTAAAGCAAATTTTAATACCGCGTTGACTGATGTGAAAAAGGTGGTTCTTGAATTAGAAAGAACACAAGATCTAGCGGCTAAAAATATTGTAAGTAAAACAGAAGTTGAATTGCTTCAACTTCAACATACAGCAGCTGAATCTAAAGTCGAAGAGGCAAGGTCAATTATGCAACAAGCCAAAACGCAATTAGATTATACACTCGTCCGTGCTCCTTTTGATGGCAAAATTGACAGGATTCCCCTGAAAGAAGGTTCGCTCTTAGCACAGGGTTCACTGTTGACTACCGTATCCTCTCTTAAAGAAGTGAATGTATATTTTGATATTTCAGAGAATGAGTACCTCAGTATTGTGTCCGACTCTTCATTCAATCAAAACTCATTTAATAAAGATGTAAAATTAATTTTGGCAGACGGGAATACATATCCATATCCAGGAAAAGCTGCAATCGTAGAGAGTGAATTTGAAAAAAATACAGGATCAATCTCATTGCGTGCGAGATTTGTGAATCCCCAGGGAATGTTAAAACATGGTGCTTCAGGGAAAATATCTGTACCAATTCAAACAGGTGACACCAGATTTGTCCATCAGAAATCTGTATTTGAAATTCAAGATAAAACATATGTATATATATTAAACAAGGATAATACGGTTTCGATGAAGTCTTTCGAGGCTGGACAGCGTGTAGGTCACTATTATATTGTAAATGCAGGATTATCGGACACCGATAAAATTGTATATGAAGGTATACAAGCGCTTAAAGATGGTATGAAGGTCGAGGTTATTTCCAATAAGTTATAA